From the genome of Virgibacillus siamensis, one region includes:
- the dnaG gene encoding DNA primase, whose translation MPNRVSEEVIEEVRKSNDIADVVGEYVQLKKQGRNYFGLCPFHGEKSPSFSVTQEKQIFHCFGCGKGGNVLTFIMEIEDFSFYEALKFLADRSGIELPENTIQNQNTISTENQNVLTAYEWVTKLYHHLLRYTKDGQEGYQYFKERGINDETIGAFQLGFAPNAKNFTSEFLEKKGYHQQILVKAGLISLNEDNNISDRFRGRVTIPIRNHLGKTIGFGARTITGQEPKYLNSPESELFQKGKILYNFDLAKKHIRRQNEVVLFEGYMDVISAFQAGVKNSVATMGTSLTEFQAKLLRRYVDTVIICYDADNAGVEATYKAAELLRTTGCQVKIANLRENMDPDSFIREYGDEPFKEEVIKSSKTFMSFYMQYTKKDYNLRNEGDRIHYIEDILKQLAMIESPVEREYYLKELSNEYSISMDTLTQELQDHRQKMGIHKDKREKNRYTNRVSNLQSSARLLPAFQNAERQLLAHMLQNISIADKVQEELGASFNVDTHKVVATHLYAFYEEGHEADVSRFIEALSDSALKQLVTELAMMPVSEDISDREINDYIRVIHAEQSSMKDIHSLKEQQKLAEQQNDPIKAAQIAMQIIELQKQLKNIN comes from the coding sequence ATGCCTAATCGGGTATCTGAAGAGGTTATCGAGGAAGTCCGAAAATCCAATGATATCGCTGATGTAGTCGGAGAATATGTACAATTAAAAAAACAGGGGCGGAATTATTTTGGGTTATGTCCCTTTCATGGTGAGAAATCCCCTTCCTTCTCCGTTACACAGGAAAAGCAGATTTTTCATTGTTTCGGCTGTGGAAAAGGCGGCAATGTGCTGACATTTATCATGGAGATCGAGGACTTTTCATTTTATGAAGCTTTAAAGTTTCTTGCCGATCGAAGCGGGATAGAACTGCCGGAAAATACCATTCAAAACCAGAACACCATTTCCACGGAAAATCAGAATGTGCTCACAGCATATGAATGGGTAACAAAACTGTATCATCATTTATTGCGCTATACAAAAGATGGTCAAGAGGGCTATCAATATTTTAAAGAGCGTGGAATTAATGATGAAACGATCGGTGCATTTCAATTGGGATTTGCGCCAAACGCCAAAAATTTCACATCGGAGTTTTTGGAAAAGAAGGGTTATCATCAGCAAATATTGGTTAAAGCCGGACTTATTTCATTAAACGAGGATAATAACATCTCAGACAGGTTCAGGGGGAGGGTTACAATCCCAATCCGAAACCATCTTGGCAAAACCATTGGCTTTGGTGCCAGAACGATTACCGGTCAGGAACCAAAATATCTAAACAGTCCGGAAAGTGAGCTGTTCCAAAAGGGTAAAATTCTCTATAATTTTGACCTCGCGAAAAAACATATCCGCAGACAGAACGAGGTTGTTTTGTTCGAAGGGTATATGGATGTGATATCTGCATTTCAGGCAGGGGTAAAAAATTCCGTAGCAACTATGGGAACATCACTAACCGAATTCCAGGCGAAATTGCTCAGAAGATATGTTGATACGGTAATCATCTGTTATGATGCAGACAATGCGGGCGTTGAAGCAACATATAAAGCCGCGGAATTGCTGCGTACCACCGGCTGTCAAGTGAAGATAGCCAATTTGCGGGAGAATATGGACCCTGACAGTTTTATAAGAGAATACGGTGATGAACCTTTTAAAGAAGAGGTCATTAAATCAAGCAAAACGTTTATGAGCTTTTATATGCAATATACGAAGAAGGACTATAACCTTCGTAATGAAGGGGACCGTATACATTATATTGAAGATATTCTTAAACAGCTTGCGATGATTGAGAGTCCTGTTGAACGGGAATATTACTTGAAAGAGTTAAGTAATGAATACAGTATTTCAATGGATACGTTAACGCAGGAACTCCAGGATCATCGACAGAAGATGGGAATTCATAAGGATAAGAGAGAAAAGAACAGATATACTAATAGGGTATCAAACCTTCAATCATCCGCCAGATTGCTGCCCGCCTTTCAAAATGCGGAACGGCAGCTTCTTGCTCACATGCTTCAGAATATATCAATTGCAGATAAAGTGCAGGAGGAATTGGGTGCTTCATTCAATGTGGATACCCATAAGGTTGTCGCCACGCATTTATACGCTTTTTATGAAGAAGGACACGAGGCAGATGTAAGCAGGTTTATTGAAGCATTATCCGACAGCGCACTTAAACAACTGGTTACGGAACTTGCAATGATGCCTGTTTCTGAGGATATCAGTGACCGGGAGATTAATGATTATATCCGGGTGATTCACGCTGAACAATCCAGCATGAAAGATATTCATTCGCTGAAAGAACAGCAAAAACTTGCAGAACAGCAAAATGACCCGATTAAAGCTGCCCAGATTGCAATGCAGATTATTGAATTGCAGAAGCAGTTGAAAAATATAAATTGA
- a CDS encoding pyruvate, water dikinase regulatory protein, producing MAVKLVYVLSDSVGETAELVIKAGLSQFNNGEYKIQRVPYVDDNKTIDDTIQLAQETNGIIGFTLVDPDLRQYVNEQAAEKDIEAIDIMGPMMDAMERVFENSPRLKPGLVHKLDEDYFKRVEAIEFAVKYDDGRDPRGISRADIILIGVSRTSKTPLSQYLAHKRLKVANVPIVPEVDPPEELYEVDPEKCIGLKISPEKLNEIRRERLKALGLGDQATYANMERIHKELEFFNKVVGKIGCKVVDVSNKAVEETANHILHMIRR from the coding sequence ATGGCTGTTAAATTAGTATATGTTTTATCTGATTCCGTCGGTGAAACTGCCGAATTGGTTATTAAAGCAGGTTTGAGTCAATTTAATAATGGCGAATACAAAATTCAGCGGGTTCCCTATGTGGACGATAATAAAACGATCGATGATACGATTCAGCTTGCACAGGAAACGAACGGAATCATTGGGTTTACATTGGTTGACCCTGATTTACGTCAGTATGTTAATGAGCAGGCGGCCGAAAAAGATATAGAGGCAATTGATATTATGGGTCCGATGATGGACGCGATGGAACGTGTGTTTGAAAATTCACCAAGATTGAAACCCGGGCTTGTCCATAAATTGGATGAAGATTATTTCAAACGGGTGGAAGCAATTGAATTTGCAGTTAAATACGATGATGGACGGGATCCACGCGGGATTTCCAGAGCAGACATTATTTTGATTGGAGTTTCACGAACTTCGAAAACACCGCTATCACAATATTTGGCACATAAACGACTAAAGGTAGCCAATGTTCCGATTGTACCAGAAGTCGATCCGCCCGAGGAACTTTATGAAGTTGATCCTGAAAAATGCATTGGATTAAAAATAAGTCCCGAGAAGCTAAATGAAATCAGAAGAGAACGGTTAAAAGCACTTGGCCTTGGTGACCAGGCAACATATGCTAATATGGAGCGGATTCATAAGGAACTTGAGTTTTTTAATAAAGTAGTTGGGAAAATCGGATGCAAGGTAGTGGATGTCTCCAATAAAGCTGTTGAGGAAACAGCGAATCATATATTGCATATGATTCGCAGATAA
- a CDS encoding helix-turn-helix transcriptional regulator codes for MELSNRQEQIIEIVKANGPITGEHIADRLNLTRATLRPDLAILTMAGFLEARPRVGYFYTGKTGSELLTEKIKKFKVHEYQSVPIVVREDASVYDAISTMFLEDVGTLFVVDNNACLTGVLSRKDLLRASIGNQDLNAIPVHIIMTRMPNITICFRNDLMIDAAKKLINKQIDGLPVVKEKENGLEIVGRITKTTITKAFVELIMDEH; via the coding sequence GTGGAATTATCAAACAGACAAGAACAAATAATTGAAATTGTCAAAGCGAACGGCCCGATAACGGGTGAACATATTGCTGATCGATTGAATCTGACAAGAGCAACATTGCGACCGGACCTGGCCATCCTGACGATGGCCGGATTTCTGGAAGCACGACCAAGGGTAGGGTACTTTTACACTGGAAAAACCGGTTCAGAGCTTCTAACAGAAAAAATTAAGAAGTTTAAGGTGCATGAGTATCAGTCCGTACCGATTGTTGTCAGGGAAGATGCATCTGTTTATGATGCTATTTCCACAATGTTTCTGGAAGATGTGGGGACACTTTTTGTTGTGGATAACAATGCGTGTTTAACAGGTGTCTTATCACGTAAGGATCTCCTCCGGGCAAGCATCGGTAATCAGGATTTAAATGCAATTCCGGTCCACATTATTATGACCAGAATGCCTAATATTACGATCTGCTTTCGGAATGATTTAATGATTGATGCGGCAAAAAAGCTGATAAATAAACAAATTGATGGCCTGCCCGTTGTAAAAGAAAAAGAAAATGGGTTGGAAATTGTTGGTCGAATAACGAAAACTACCATTACAAAAGCATTTGTGGAATTAATAATGGATGAGCATTAA
- the glyS gene encoding glycine--tRNA ligase subunit beta, producing the protein MAVDVLLEIGLEELPSRFIDDAENQLKQNTKNWLEKSRIAYASITSYSTPRRLTVLIKDIAEEQASLEEEVKGPSLKIAKTDDGEWTKAAIGFTKGQGKTVDDTITKDIKDETYIFVKKETIGQKTDELLPELGSIIESIQFPKNMRWSDISLRYARPIRWITAIYGDTVIPLSVAGVESDKFTYGHRFLGEKVFVTVPADYESILKKNYVIVNPKEREQLILDGIENLEKNEHFTIPVDQELLDEVRNLVEYPTVFIGSFDESFLVLPSNVLITSMKEHQRYFPVKSADGKLLPHFIGVRNGDNHALETVVKGNEKVLRARLSDAKFFFDEDQKHSVDYYQQKLERIVFQEKLGTIGDKVRRVETLTRQLITNLAIDEPVGRDAIRAAEICKFDLPTNMVNEFTELQGIIGETYALHFGEKEAVAKAIAEHYLPIHADDELPATLAGAVVSIADKLDTITGCMSVGLVPTGSQDPYGLRRQAAGILKILLHYKWDISVESLLDLAQEMYRDLPIEQNDPSAVRNDLEQFFGLRITYLLRDKSIEQDVIKAVLNSGIGAVTYSFNKAELLSGKRNDASFKPVQEALVRTLNLAGKTDRTEIDSTLFESESEQVLYDRYTDVAGRFKKPDHEQQADVALSELESLADPIHEFFEHNMVMADDEAIRNNRLGLINSIAILIRDFADLSAIEWKQQF; encoded by the coding sequence ATGGCTGTGGATGTATTACTGGAAATTGGACTCGAGGAACTTCCATCACGTTTTATCGATGATGCGGAAAATCAATTGAAACAGAATACGAAGAACTGGCTGGAAAAATCACGGATCGCTTATGCCTCCATCACTTCATATTCAACACCGAGAAGACTTACTGTTCTTATCAAGGATATCGCTGAAGAACAGGCATCTCTTGAAGAGGAGGTTAAAGGTCCATCATTAAAGATTGCCAAAACCGATGATGGTGAATGGACAAAGGCAGCAATTGGCTTTACAAAAGGACAGGGAAAAACAGTTGATGATACCATTACAAAAGATATTAAAGACGAAACCTATATTTTTGTAAAAAAAGAAACAATCGGCCAAAAGACAGATGAACTGCTGCCGGAACTTGGTTCAATCATTGAATCCATTCAGTTCCCGAAAAATATGCGCTGGTCTGATATAAGTCTGCGGTATGCACGGCCAATTCGCTGGATTACTGCTATCTATGGAGATACAGTTATCCCTCTGTCTGTGGCAGGTGTTGAATCGGATAAATTTACGTATGGCCATCGATTTCTTGGCGAAAAAGTTTTTGTGACAGTTCCTGCTGATTACGAATCAATTCTTAAGAAAAATTATGTCATTGTCAATCCGAAAGAACGTGAACAACTGATTCTGGATGGGATTGAAAATTTGGAGAAAAATGAACATTTCACGATACCTGTTGATCAGGAACTGCTTGATGAGGTACGAAACTTGGTTGAATATCCAACGGTGTTTATAGGGTCGTTTGATGAATCATTTTTAGTACTTCCGTCTAACGTATTAATTACCTCCATGAAAGAACATCAGCGGTATTTTCCGGTTAAATCAGCGGACGGTAAACTGCTTCCGCATTTTATCGGAGTTCGGAATGGGGATAATCACGCCCTTGAAACAGTTGTAAAAGGGAATGAAAAAGTACTTCGTGCAAGGTTATCCGATGCAAAATTCTTTTTTGATGAGGATCAGAAACATTCTGTTGATTACTACCAGCAAAAATTGGAACGGATTGTATTTCAGGAAAAACTCGGTACCATTGGCGATAAAGTCCGTCGTGTGGAGACACTGACAAGGCAGCTCATCACCAATCTTGCAATTGATGAACCAGTAGGTCGGGATGCGATAAGAGCCGCCGAAATATGCAAATTTGATCTCCCTACGAATATGGTTAATGAATTTACGGAGTTACAAGGAATTATTGGTGAAACATATGCATTGCATTTTGGTGAGAAAGAGGCTGTTGCCAAAGCAATTGCAGAACATTATCTCCCGATTCATGCGGATGATGAATTGCCTGCAACATTGGCTGGTGCTGTAGTCAGTATTGCAGACAAACTGGATACGATTACAGGGTGTATGTCAGTTGGTCTTGTTCCAACTGGTTCTCAGGATCCGTATGGACTCAGACGTCAGGCAGCAGGTATATTAAAAATATTGCTGCATTATAAATGGGATATATCGGTTGAATCGCTGCTTGACCTGGCGCAGGAAATGTACAGGGATCTCCCGATAGAACAAAATGATCCATCAGCGGTTCGAAATGACCTGGAACAATTTTTTGGTTTACGGATAACGTATTTACTACGGGATAAATCAATTGAACAGGATGTTATAAAAGCTGTTTTGAACAGTGGAATCGGGGCAGTAACTTATTCGTTTAATAAGGCTGAATTACTGTCCGGGAAACGAAATGACGCATCCTTTAAACCTGTTCAGGAAGCATTGGTTCGCACGCTGAATCTTGCTGGAAAAACAGACCGGACTGAAATTGATTCTACCTTGTTTGAATCCGAATCTGAACAAGTATTGTATGATAGGTATACTGATGTCGCGGGACGATTCAAAAAGCCAGATCATGAGCAGCAGGCGGATGTTGCTTTATCAGAGCTGGAATCATTGGCAGACCCAATACACGAATTCTTTGAGCATAATATGGTGATGGCTGATGATGAGGCAATTCGCAATAACCGTCTTGGACTGATTAATTCTATCGCGATCTTGATTCGTGATTTCGCTGATTTGTCCGCAATTGAGTGGAAACAGCAATTTTAA
- the glyQ gene encoding glycine--tRNA ligase subunit alpha, producing the protein MNIQEMILTLQKHWSDQNCILMQAYDVEKGAGTMSPMTLLRSLGPEPWNAAYVEPSRRPADGRYGQNPNRLYQHHQFQVVMKPSPENIQELYLESLQALGIDPLEHDIRFVEDNWENPTLGAAGLGWEVWLDGMEITQFTYFQQIGGLEASPVTVELTYGIERLASYIQDEENVFDLEWTEGFTVKDIFLQPEYEHSMYTFKESDTDMLFQLFTMYEKEAKVTMEKGLVFPAYDYVLKCSHTFNLLDAKGVISVTERTGYISRIRNLARNIAKSYVAERERLGFPMLAKEEE; encoded by the coding sequence ATGAATATACAGGAAATGATTTTAACACTTCAGAAACATTGGTCAGATCAAAACTGTATCTTAATGCAGGCGTACGATGTTGAGAAAGGCGCAGGTACCATGTCACCGATGACACTCTTAAGAAGTCTTGGTCCTGAACCATGGAATGCGGCATATGTGGAGCCATCCAGACGTCCCGCTGATGGACGATATGGACAGAACCCCAACAGGCTGTATCAGCATCATCAATTCCAGGTTGTTATGAAACCATCGCCTGAAAATATACAAGAACTATATTTAGAGTCATTACAGGCGCTTGGAATTGACCCGCTTGAACATGATATTCGTTTTGTGGAAGATAACTGGGAAAATCCAACTCTTGGCGCTGCGGGTTTAGGCTGGGAAGTGTGGCTAGATGGTATGGAAATCACGCAATTTACGTATTTTCAACAAATCGGCGGACTGGAAGCAAGCCCGGTGACGGTTGAATTAACATATGGAATTGAACGGTTGGCGTCTTATATTCAGGATGAGGAAAATGTTTTTGATCTGGAATGGACAGAAGGTTTTACAGTTAAAGATATCTTCTTGCAGCCGGAATATGAGCATTCCATGTACACGTTTAAGGAATCAGACACAGATATGCTGTTTCAGCTTTTTACAATGTATGAAAAAGAGGCAAAAGTGACGATGGAAAAGGGATTGGTTTTTCCTGCATATGATTATGTACTAAAATGTTCCCACACATTTAACTTGTTGGATGCCAAAGGTGTGATTTCAGTTACAGAACGAACCGGCTATATTTCACGAATTCGCAACCTGGCAAGAAATATTGCCAAATCATATGTTGCTGAACGGGAAAGACTTGGTTTTCCAATGCTTGCAAAGGAGGAAGAATAA
- the recO gene encoding DNA repair protein RecO: protein MLEKMEGIVIRTQDYSETHKIVTIFSNKLGKISAIARGAKKPKSRMAAVTQPFILGEFFVYVGSGLSTIQQGEVINSFRPIREDIIKTAYTAYIAELTDKLTDTKSPDIYLYNQLLQTLNWIAEHDAVEVPMMMYELKVFAKGGFAPIVDRCVNCGGNKAPFSFSVTEGGLLCSRCRHMDPEAAVIPDKAAKLMRLFAGVGLERVSSISVKPENIQKIRQIIDAYYEQYGGYYLKSKKFLNQLDKL from the coding sequence TTGCTTGAAAAAATGGAAGGTATTGTAATAAGAACACAAGATTACAGTGAAACACATAAAATTGTTACGATATTCAGCAATAAATTAGGAAAAATCAGTGCTATTGCACGTGGTGCAAAAAAACCAAAAAGCAGAATGGCTGCCGTCACGCAGCCATTCATATTGGGAGAATTTTTCGTTTATGTCGGTTCCGGATTAAGTACCATTCAACAAGGGGAGGTAATCAATTCATTCCGGCCTATACGGGAAGATATTATTAAAACGGCATATACAGCTTATATCGCTGAATTAACGGATAAATTGACAGATACAAAAAGTCCGGATATTTATTTATATAATCAGTTACTTCAAACATTAAACTGGATAGCAGAACATGATGCTGTTGAGGTTCCAATGATGATGTATGAATTAAAGGTGTTTGCCAAAGGCGGATTTGCCCCAATCGTTGACAGATGTGTGAATTGCGGAGGTAATAAGGCACCTTTTTCATTTTCCGTAACAGAGGGCGGCCTTTTGTGCAGCAGGTGCAGGCATATGGACCCGGAGGCAGCGGTAATTCCCGATAAAGCAGCCAAACTAATGCGCTTGTTTGCCGGTGTCGGTCTGGAACGCGTCAGTTCCATTTCTGTCAAACCGGAAAATATTCAAAAAATCCGGCAGATTATTGATGCGTATTATGAACAGTATGGCGGTTACTACCTAAAATCAAAAAAGTTTCTGAATCAACTTGATAAACTATAA
- a CDS encoding YqzL family protein → MIDFTWRLFSQTGNIETYLLLKELEEPEQNANTSVKRQDNEQVSSFDTNM, encoded by the coding sequence GTGATCGACTTTACCTGGAGATTATTTAGTCAGACAGGAAACATTGAAACCTATTTATTATTGAAAGAGTTGGAAGAACCAGAACAAAATGCCAATACTTCGGTGAAAAGACAGGATAATGAGCAAGTATCATCATTTGATACAAACATGTAG
- the era gene encoding GTPase Era: MSSKYKSGFVAIIGRPNVGKSTFMNNVIGQKIAIMSDKAQTTRNKIQGVLTEKDAQLIFIDTPGIHKPKHRLGDFMVKIAEDTLNEVDAVLFMINAEEGYGRGDQYIIDRLQQTNRPVFLIINKIDLIHPDELFALIKSYKDKYDFKEIVPISALQGNNVQHMLNVLKEYIPEGPQYYPEDQITDHPERFIIGELIREKALQLTREEVPHSVAVAIENIEKRESDTVFIQATIITERKTQKGILIGKQGSMLKNIGKYARKDIESLLGSKVYLELWVKVQKDWRNKQSQLRELGFRTDEY; encoded by the coding sequence ATGTCCAGCAAATATAAATCAGGATTTGTAGCAATCATCGGCAGACCGAATGTTGGAAAGTCCACGTTCATGAACAATGTGATAGGGCAAAAAATAGCAATCATGAGCGATAAAGCACAAACAACACGCAATAAAATTCAAGGAGTTTTAACAGAAAAAGATGCCCAGCTGATCTTTATTGACACACCTGGAATCCATAAGCCAAAACATCGTCTTGGTGATTTTATGGTAAAAATCGCAGAAGACACGTTAAATGAAGTTGATGCTGTATTGTTTATGATTAATGCAGAAGAAGGTTATGGCAGAGGAGATCAGTATATAATTGATCGGCTTCAACAAACGAATCGGCCGGTGTTTCTAATTATCAATAAGATTGATTTAATACATCCCGATGAGCTGTTTGCACTTATTAAATCCTATAAAGATAAGTATGATTTTAAAGAAATTGTACCAATATCCGCATTGCAAGGAAACAATGTGCAGCATATGCTGAATGTATTGAAAGAATATATTCCGGAGGGACCGCAATATTATCCCGAAGATCAGATAACTGATCATCCGGAGCGGTTTATTATAGGTGAACTCATCCGGGAAAAAGCACTGCAACTGACAAGGGAGGAAGTACCACACTCTGTCGCTGTAGCCATTGAAAACATTGAAAAGCGTGAATCGGATACTGTTTTTATTCAGGCAACTATTATAACGGAACGGAAGACACAAAAAGGAATTTTGATTGGTAAGCAAGGCAGCATGCTGAAAAATATTGGCAAATATGCCCGAAAAGATATTGAATCACTGCTTGGTTCCAAGGTTTATCTTGAATTATGGGTAAAGGTTCAGAAAGATTGGCGGAATAAGCAATCACAGTTGCGAGAACTGGGTTTTCGGACAGATGAATATTAA
- a CDS encoding diacylglycerol kinase family protein, giving the protein MNDNRRHSVIGFSYAWNGLREVIKSEGNFRVHLIAAAAVIAAGLFFKLDLLQWALIFLTICVVLITEMINTSIEKIIDYIKPEINPNAKIIKDISAGAVLLAAITAIIIGLLIFIPEINETFM; this is encoded by the coding sequence TTGAACGATAATCGCCGACACAGTGTAATTGGTTTTTCGTATGCTTGGAATGGTTTGCGTGAAGTGATTAAATCAGAGGGAAACTTTAGGGTTCATTTGATTGCAGCAGCAGCAGTTATTGCAGCAGGTCTATTTTTCAAGCTGGATCTGTTGCAATGGGCACTAATCTTTTTAACAATCTGCGTTGTATTGATCACCGAAATGATCAATACATCCATTGAAAAAATAATCGACTATATTAAACCGGAAATTAACCCCAATGCTAAGATAATAAAAGATATATCCGCAGGGGCGGTATTATTGGCCGCCATAACAGCCATCATCATCGGATTACTTATATTTATTCCTGAAATAAATGAAACCTTTATGTGA
- the ybeY gene encoding rRNA maturation RNase YbeY yields the protein MHIDFHDQTNSVSSDYVDLLQRLLLFTADAEGVSPASEVSVTFVNNKEIQELNRNYRQKDQPTDVISFAMQEIGDGEMDIISEDIPVMLGDIVISVERADEQANEYEHSFERELSFLAVHGFLHLLGYDHMNKTDEVKMFNRQEEILGEFGIER from the coding sequence ATGCATATTGATTTTCATGACCAAACAAATTCAGTTTCATCCGATTATGTAGATTTGCTGCAACGGCTACTGTTATTTACTGCTGATGCAGAGGGGGTTTCACCAGCTTCAGAAGTCTCCGTAACATTTGTGAATAATAAGGAAATACAGGAATTGAACCGGAATTATCGTCAAAAGGATCAGCCGACTGATGTAATATCATTTGCAATGCAGGAAATCGGTGATGGTGAAATGGATATAATTAGTGAGGATATCCCAGTTATGCTTGGTGATATTGTCATATCTGTCGAAAGGGCGGATGAACAAGCCAACGAATATGAACACTCATTTGAACGGGAACTTAGTTTCCTCGCAGTTCATGGTTTTCTGCATTTGCTTGGGTATGACCATATGAATAAGACTGATGAGGTTAAAATGTTTAATCGCCAGGAAGAAATACTGGGTGAGTTTGGAATTGAACGATAA